Proteins encoded in a region of the Hypomesus transpacificus isolate Combined female chromosome 17, fHypTra1, whole genome shotgun sequence genome:
- the LOC124479752 gene encoding polymerase delta-interacting protein 2-like isoform X3, which produces MAACVIRRTLLSSLSKYSRKHTIRVLNVDLTSRHTGPTISCSTCGLFSLQQKRFMSSRPEGKVLEAVGVFESPKQQGKYETGQLFLHSVFGYRGIVLFPWHARLYDRDVTPPTAESSKTEAPGAHGSKEVKGKTHTYYQVLIDTRDCPHISQRSQTEAVTFLANHDDSRALYAIPGLDYVSHEDILPYNSTDQVPIQHQLFDRFLTSDTSKVPPFTPRDTLRAWQEKNHPWLELSDVHRETTDNIRVTVIPFYMGMREAQNSNVYWWRYCIRLENLGEEVVQLRERHWRIFSLSGTLETVRGRGVVGREPVLSKEQPAFQYSSHVSLQAPSGHMWGTFTCQRANGGAMFEVAIPSFSLDSHGHRDSPYSFLF; this is translated from the exons ATGGCGGCGTGTGTCATACGTCGGACGTTGCTGTCCAGTCTTAGCAAATATAGTAGAAAACACACAATTAGGGTATTAAATGTAGATTTAACCAGTAGACATACTGGACCTACTATATCCTGTTCGACATGTGGATTGTTCAGCCTTCAACAGAAGCGCTTTATGTCGTCAAG GCCAGAAGGGAAGGTTCTAGAAGCAGTTGGAGTGTTCGAGTCTCCTAAACAGCAGGGCAAATACGAGACAGGCCAG TTGTTCCTGCACAGTGTGTTTGGGTACAGGGGGATTGTGCTGTTCCCCTGGCACGCTCGTCTGTACGACCGTGACGTAACTCCGCCTACAGCTGAGAG caGTAAGACGGAGGCCCCAGGTGCTCATGGCTCCAAGGAGGTGAAGGGGAAGACTCATACCTACTACCAGGTCCTGATAGACACCAGGGACTGTCCACACATT TCTCAGAGATCCCAGACAGAGGCAGTGACGTTCCTGGCGAACCACGACGACAGCAGGGCCCTCTACGCCATCCCAG GCCTGGACTATGTGAGCCATGAGGACATCCTCCCGTATAACTCCACTGACCAGGTTCCGATCCAGCACCAGCTGTTTGACAGGTTCCTGACATCTGACACATCTAAAG tGCCTCCCTTCACCCCCAGGGACACCCTGAGGGCGTGGCAGGAGAAGAACCACCCCTGGCTAGAGCTGTCGGACGTGCACCGCGAGACCACCGACAACATCCgcgtcactgtcatccccttCTACATGGGCATGAGG GAGGCTCAGAACTCCAACGTGTATTGG TGGCGATACTGTATCCGCCTGGAgaacctgggggaggaggtggtgcagctgagagagagacactggagGATCTTCAGCCTGTCAGGGACCCTGGAGACCGTCAGGGGACGAGGGGTGGTGGGCCGC gagccAGTGTTGTCCAAAGAGCAGCCAGCCTTCCAGTACAGCAGCCATGTTTCTCTGCAAGCACCCAGCGGACACATGTG gGGCACGTTCACCTGCCAGCGCGCCAACGGAGGAGCCATGTTCGAAGTGGccatcccctccttctccctggaCAGCCACGGACACCGGGACAGTCCGTACTCCTTCCTCTTCTGA
- the LOC124479752 gene encoding polymerase delta-interacting protein 2-like isoform X2: MAACVIRRTLLSSLSKYSRKHTIRVLNVDLTSRHTGPTISCSTCGLFSLQQKRFMSSRPEGKVLEAVGVFESPKQQGKYETGQLFLHSVFGYRGIVLFPWHARLYDRDVTPPTAESKTEAPGAHGSKEVKGKTHTYYQVLIDTRDCPHISQRSQTEAVTFLANHDDSRALYAIPGLDYVSHEDILPYNSTDQVPIQHQLFDRFLTSDTSKVPPFTPRDTLRAWQEKNHPWLELSDVHRETTDNIRVTVIPFYMGMREAQNSNVYWWRYCIRLENLGEEVVQLRERHWRIFSLSGTLETVRGRGVVGREPVLSKEQPAFQYSSHVSLQAPSGHMWGSYRLERPNGTFFDVRIPPFSLESKKDDTPNGFLPGPFTSLA, from the exons ATGGCGGCGTGTGTCATACGTCGGACGTTGCTGTCCAGTCTTAGCAAATATAGTAGAAAACACACAATTAGGGTATTAAATGTAGATTTAACCAGTAGACATACTGGACCTACTATATCCTGTTCGACATGTGGATTGTTCAGCCTTCAACAGAAGCGCTTTATGTCGTCAAG GCCAGAAGGGAAGGTTCTAGAAGCAGTTGGAGTGTTCGAGTCTCCTAAACAGCAGGGCAAATACGAGACAGGCCAG TTGTTCCTGCACAGTGTGTTTGGGTACAGGGGGATTGTGCTGTTCCCCTGGCACGCTCGTCTGTACGACCGTGACGTAACTCCGCCTACAGCTGAGAG TAAGACGGAGGCCCCAGGTGCTCATGGCTCCAAGGAGGTGAAGGGGAAGACTCATACCTACTACCAGGTCCTGATAGACACCAGGGACTGTCCACACATT TCTCAGAGATCCCAGACAGAGGCAGTGACGTTCCTGGCGAACCACGACGACAGCAGGGCCCTCTACGCCATCCCAG GCCTGGACTATGTGAGCCATGAGGACATCCTCCCGTATAACTCCACTGACCAGGTTCCGATCCAGCACCAGCTGTTTGACAGGTTCCTGACATCTGACACATCTAAAG tGCCTCCCTTCACCCCCAGGGACACCCTGAGGGCGTGGCAGGAGAAGAACCACCCCTGGCTAGAGCTGTCGGACGTGCACCGCGAGACCACCGACAACATCCgcgtcactgtcatccccttCTACATGGGCATGAGG GAGGCTCAGAACTCCAACGTGTATTGG TGGCGATACTGTATCCGCCTGGAgaacctgggggaggaggtggtgcagctgagagagagacactggagGATCTTCAGCCTGTCAGGGACCCTGGAGACCGTCAGGGGACGAGGGGTGGTGGGCCGC gagccAGTGTTGTCCAAAGAGCAGCCAGCCTTCCAGTACAGCAGCCATGTTTCTCTGCAAGCACCCAGCGGACACATGTG GGGCTCCTATCGCCTCGAGAGGCCCAACGGCACCTTCTTTGACGTCCGCATCCCGCCCTTTTCACTCGAAAGCAAGAAAGACGATACGCCCAACGGTTTCCTGCCCGGCCCCTTCACCTCCCTGGCATGA
- the LOC124479752 gene encoding polymerase delta-interacting protein 2-like isoform X1: MAACVIRRTLLSSLSKYSRKHTIRVLNVDLTSRHTGPTISCSTCGLFSLQQKRFMSSRPEGKVLEAVGVFESPKQQGKYETGQLFLHSVFGYRGIVLFPWHARLYDRDVTPPTAESSKTEAPGAHGSKEVKGKTHTYYQVLIDTRDCPHISQRSQTEAVTFLANHDDSRALYAIPGLDYVSHEDILPYNSTDQVPIQHQLFDRFLTSDTSKVPPFTPRDTLRAWQEKNHPWLELSDVHRETTDNIRVTVIPFYMGMREAQNSNVYWWRYCIRLENLGEEVVQLRERHWRIFSLSGTLETVRGRGVVGREPVLSKEQPAFQYSSHVSLQAPSGHMWGSYRLERPNGTFFDVRIPPFSLESKKDDTPNGFLPGPFTSLA; this comes from the exons ATGGCGGCGTGTGTCATACGTCGGACGTTGCTGTCCAGTCTTAGCAAATATAGTAGAAAACACACAATTAGGGTATTAAATGTAGATTTAACCAGTAGACATACTGGACCTACTATATCCTGTTCGACATGTGGATTGTTCAGCCTTCAACAGAAGCGCTTTATGTCGTCAAG GCCAGAAGGGAAGGTTCTAGAAGCAGTTGGAGTGTTCGAGTCTCCTAAACAGCAGGGCAAATACGAGACAGGCCAG TTGTTCCTGCACAGTGTGTTTGGGTACAGGGGGATTGTGCTGTTCCCCTGGCACGCTCGTCTGTACGACCGTGACGTAACTCCGCCTACAGCTGAGAG caGTAAGACGGAGGCCCCAGGTGCTCATGGCTCCAAGGAGGTGAAGGGGAAGACTCATACCTACTACCAGGTCCTGATAGACACCAGGGACTGTCCACACATT TCTCAGAGATCCCAGACAGAGGCAGTGACGTTCCTGGCGAACCACGACGACAGCAGGGCCCTCTACGCCATCCCAG GCCTGGACTATGTGAGCCATGAGGACATCCTCCCGTATAACTCCACTGACCAGGTTCCGATCCAGCACCAGCTGTTTGACAGGTTCCTGACATCTGACACATCTAAAG tGCCTCCCTTCACCCCCAGGGACACCCTGAGGGCGTGGCAGGAGAAGAACCACCCCTGGCTAGAGCTGTCGGACGTGCACCGCGAGACCACCGACAACATCCgcgtcactgtcatccccttCTACATGGGCATGAGG GAGGCTCAGAACTCCAACGTGTATTGG TGGCGATACTGTATCCGCCTGGAgaacctgggggaggaggtggtgcagctgagagagagacactggagGATCTTCAGCCTGTCAGGGACCCTGGAGACCGTCAGGGGACGAGGGGTGGTGGGCCGC gagccAGTGTTGTCCAAAGAGCAGCCAGCCTTCCAGTACAGCAGCCATGTTTCTCTGCAAGCACCCAGCGGACACATGTG GGGCTCCTATCGCCTCGAGAGGCCCAACGGCACCTTCTTTGACGTCCGCATCCCGCCCTTTTCACTCGAAAGCAAGAAAGACGATACGCCCAACGGTTTCCTGCCCGGCCCCTTCACCTCCCTGGCATGA
- the LOC124479990 gene encoding smoothelin-like protein 2 isoform X2, whose protein sequence is MDAPLGLDVALPAAGAREETVCEALGRFEATLRAAVSEVHVDVSAFKRGMERKVEEACRTSAPLLEAVTLLQQENQQLRGKLETLTRLVEALAGAPVEKSPLGGEERMGEGHGVNQAQAQAQPQPQPQPQVGSPPLGFVGSSQPSQVASTLPAFSGSELPWRTGLRSGSGPSSSPSTHPSSPALSAHLSRTLSNGVDVTAAGRESIPSTTVQENGGHTRLESSLRSQQERSLVDSEVSQDHSAVVQTRPHLPLTAVTKISLDPPPSPGQASPPSPGTAQPLSSGPQPLVFPPQTLSSPPQTLSSPTQPPTSTPQPLIFPPQPLSSPPQPLSSPTQPLVSPTQPLTFPPQPLSSPTQPLTFPPQPLVSPTQPLTFPPQPLSSPTQPLTFPTQPLVSPTQPLTFPTQPLVSPTQPLTFPTQPLVSPTQPLTFPTQPLVSPTHPPTSILQPLTSPTQPLTSPPQSPAWTSPDTAALKPGEYPFKREILPSRSVGNSGFSPGITKKVQGAVSPSLSGVGVERRRELVRSQTLPRSSGTQAKRAVFEKLDSEPGRTQAQDSRPKLKRSQSFGMSSASSIKQVLLEWCRSKTIGYQNIDLQNYSSSWCDGLAFCALVHSFFPLEFDYNTLNPANRKHNFEVAFTTAEEQADCVRLIEVEDMLVMGNKPDPMCVFTYVQSLYNHLKRFE, encoded by the exons ATGGACGCCCCCCTTGGCCTGGACGTAGCGCTGCCCGCCGCAGGGGCACGCGAGGAGACGGTGTGCGAGGCTCTGGGGCGCTTCGAGGCCACGCTGCGTGCGGCTGTGAGTGAGGTACATGTGGACGTGAGCGCCTTCAAGCGGGGGATGGAGcggaaggtggaggaggcctGCAGGACCAGCGCTCCCCTACTGGAGGCTGTGACCCTGCTGCAGCAGGAGAACCAGCAGCTCCGGGGGAAGCTGGAGACTCTTACCCGCCTGGTGGAGGCTCTGGCTGGGGCACCGGTTGAGAAGAGCcccctggggggggaggagaggatgggagaggggcaCGGAGTcaaccaggcccaggcccaggcccagccacagccacagccccagccccaggttgGCTCCCCTCCCCTTGGCTTTGTGGGTAGCAGCCAGCCCAGTCAAGtggcctccaccctcccagcttTCTCAGGGTCAGAACTCCCCTGGAGAACAGGACTACGTTCTGGTTCCGGTCCCAGTTCCAGTCCCAGTACCCACCCATCATCTCCTGCCTTGTCAGCCCACTTGTCTCGGACTCTGTCCAAC GGAGTTGATGTGACAGCTGCAGGGCGAGAGAGCATCCCCTCCACCACAGTGCAGGAGAACGGGGGTCACACCAGGCTgg AGAGCTCTTTGAGGTCACAGCAAGAGAGATCATTGGTGGACAGTGAGGTGTCCCAGGATCATTCAGCAGTGGTCCAGACCagaccccatctccctctcactGCCGTTACCAAGATCAGCCTtgaccctccccccagccccggACAAgcctcaccccccagccccgGCACAGCCCAGCCTCTTAGCTCTGGTCCCCAGCCTCTAGTCTTCCCTCCCCAgactctatcctcccctccccagactCTATCCTCCCCTACCCAGCCTCCAACCTCCACTCCTCAGCCCCTAAtcttccctccccagcctctctcctcccctccccagcctctctcttcccctaccCAGCCTCTAGTCTCCCCTACCCAGCCTCTAAccttccctccccagcctctctcctcccctacccAGCCTCTAACCTTCCCTCCCCAGCCTTTAGTCTCCCCTACCCAGCCTCTAAccttccctccccagcctctctcctcccctacccAGCCTCTAACCTTCCCTACCCAGCCTCTAGTCTCCCCTACCCAGCCTCTAACCTTCCCTACCCAGCCTCTAGTCTCCCCTACCCAGCCTCTAACCTTCCCTACCCAGCCTCTAGTCTCCCCTACCCAGCCTCTAACCTTCCCTACCCAGCCTCTAGTCTCCCCTACCCATCCTCCAACCTCCATTCTccagcctctcacctcccctacccagcctctaacctctcctccccAGTCTCCTGCATGGACCTCGCCTGATACAGCTGCTCTTAAACCGGGGGAATATCCTTTTAAACGTG AAATACTACCATCCAGATCCGTGGGGAACTCTGGCTTCTCCCCTGGCATCACCAAGAA ggTGCAGGGAGCGGTGAGCCCTTCTCTGAGTGGTGTAGGTGTGGAGCGCAGGAGAGAGCTGGTGAGGTCCCAGACACTGCCTCGCTCCAGCGGGACGCAGGCCAAACGAGCCGTCTTTGAGAAGCTGGATTCTGagccaggcag GACCCAGGCTCAGGACTCCCGGCCCAAACTGAAGCGCTCCCAGAGTTTCGGTATGTCCAGCGCCAGCAGCATCAAGCAGGTCCTGCTGGAGTGGTGTCGCTCTAAAACCATCGGCTATCAG AACATAGACCTCCAGAACTACTCATCCAGCTGGTGTGATGGCCTGGCCTTCTGTGCCCTGGTCCACTCATTCTTCCCTTTGGAGTTTGACTACAACACACTGAACCCGGCCAACAGGAAACACAACTTCGAAGTTGCCTTTACTACAGCAGA AGAACAGGCTGACTGTGTGAGACTGATCGAGGTGGAGGACATGCTGGTGATGGGGAACAAGCCTGAccccatgtgtgtgttcacctacGTGCAGTCCCTCTACAACCACCTCAAGAGGTTCGAGTGA
- the LOC124479990 gene encoding smoothelin-like protein 2 isoform X1, whose protein sequence is MDAPLGLDVALPAAGAREETVCEALGRFEATLRAAVSEVHVDVSAFKRGMERKVEEACRTSAPLLEAVTLLQQENQQLRGKLETLTRLVEALAGAPVEKSPLGGEERMGEGHGVNQAQAQAQPQPQPQPQVGSPPLGFVGSSQPSQVASTLPAFSGSELPWRTGLRSGSGPSSSPSTHPSSPALSAHLSRTLSNGVDVTAAGRESIPSTTVQENGGHTRLESSLRSQQERSLVDSEVSQDHSAVVQTRPHLPLTAVTKISLDPPPSPGQASPPSPGTAQPLSSGPQPLVFPPQTLSSPPQTLSSPTQPPTSTPQPLIFPPQPLSSPPQPLSSPTQPLVSPTQPLTFPPQPLSSPTQPLTFPPQPLVSPTQPLTFPPQPLSSPTQPLTFPTQPLVSPTQPLTFPTQPLVSPTQPLTFPTQPLVSPTQPLTFPTQPLVSPTHPPTSILQPLTSPTQPLTSPPQSPAWTSPDTAALKPGEYPFKRGPTVMTSSPGLKRSVSFPQSTEILPSRSVGNSGFSPGITKKVQGAVSPSLSGVGVERRRELVRSQTLPRSSGTQAKRAVFEKLDSEPGRTQAQDSRPKLKRSQSFGMSSASSIKQVLLEWCRSKTIGYQNIDLQNYSSSWCDGLAFCALVHSFFPLEFDYNTLNPANRKHNFEVAFTTAEEQADCVRLIEVEDMLVMGNKPDPMCVFTYVQSLYNHLKRFE, encoded by the exons ATGGACGCCCCCCTTGGCCTGGACGTAGCGCTGCCCGCCGCAGGGGCACGCGAGGAGACGGTGTGCGAGGCTCTGGGGCGCTTCGAGGCCACGCTGCGTGCGGCTGTGAGTGAGGTACATGTGGACGTGAGCGCCTTCAAGCGGGGGATGGAGcggaaggtggaggaggcctGCAGGACCAGCGCTCCCCTACTGGAGGCTGTGACCCTGCTGCAGCAGGAGAACCAGCAGCTCCGGGGGAAGCTGGAGACTCTTACCCGCCTGGTGGAGGCTCTGGCTGGGGCACCGGTTGAGAAGAGCcccctggggggggaggagaggatgggagaggggcaCGGAGTcaaccaggcccaggcccaggcccagccacagccacagccccagccccaggttgGCTCCCCTCCCCTTGGCTTTGTGGGTAGCAGCCAGCCCAGTCAAGtggcctccaccctcccagcttTCTCAGGGTCAGAACTCCCCTGGAGAACAGGACTACGTTCTGGTTCCGGTCCCAGTTCCAGTCCCAGTACCCACCCATCATCTCCTGCCTTGTCAGCCCACTTGTCTCGGACTCTGTCCAAC GGAGTTGATGTGACAGCTGCAGGGCGAGAGAGCATCCCCTCCACCACAGTGCAGGAGAACGGGGGTCACACCAGGCTgg AGAGCTCTTTGAGGTCACAGCAAGAGAGATCATTGGTGGACAGTGAGGTGTCCCAGGATCATTCAGCAGTGGTCCAGACCagaccccatctccctctcactGCCGTTACCAAGATCAGCCTtgaccctccccccagccccggACAAgcctcaccccccagccccgGCACAGCCCAGCCTCTTAGCTCTGGTCCCCAGCCTCTAGTCTTCCCTCCCCAgactctatcctcccctccccagactCTATCCTCCCCTACCCAGCCTCCAACCTCCACTCCTCAGCCCCTAAtcttccctccccagcctctctcctcccctccccagcctctctcttcccctaccCAGCCTCTAGTCTCCCCTACCCAGCCTCTAAccttccctccccagcctctctcctcccctacccAGCCTCTAACCTTCCCTCCCCAGCCTTTAGTCTCCCCTACCCAGCCTCTAAccttccctccccagcctctctcctcccctacccAGCCTCTAACCTTCCCTACCCAGCCTCTAGTCTCCCCTACCCAGCCTCTAACCTTCCCTACCCAGCCTCTAGTCTCCCCTACCCAGCCTCTAACCTTCCCTACCCAGCCTCTAGTCTCCCCTACCCAGCCTCTAACCTTCCCTACCCAGCCTCTAGTCTCCCCTACCCATCCTCCAACCTCCATTCTccagcctctcacctcccctacccagcctctaacctctcctccccAGTCTCCTGCATGGACCTCGCCTGATACAGCTGCTCTTAAACCGGGGGAATATCCTTTTAAACGTG GCCCCACTGTCATGACATCCAGTCCAGGTCTTAAACGAAGCGTGAGCTTTCCTCAGTCAACAG AAATACTACCATCCAGATCCGTGGGGAACTCTGGCTTCTCCCCTGGCATCACCAAGAA ggTGCAGGGAGCGGTGAGCCCTTCTCTGAGTGGTGTAGGTGTGGAGCGCAGGAGAGAGCTGGTGAGGTCCCAGACACTGCCTCGCTCCAGCGGGACGCAGGCCAAACGAGCCGTCTTTGAGAAGCTGGATTCTGagccaggcag GACCCAGGCTCAGGACTCCCGGCCCAAACTGAAGCGCTCCCAGAGTTTCGGTATGTCCAGCGCCAGCAGCATCAAGCAGGTCCTGCTGGAGTGGTGTCGCTCTAAAACCATCGGCTATCAG AACATAGACCTCCAGAACTACTCATCCAGCTGGTGTGATGGCCTGGCCTTCTGTGCCCTGGTCCACTCATTCTTCCCTTTGGAGTTTGACTACAACACACTGAACCCGGCCAACAGGAAACACAACTTCGAAGTTGCCTTTACTACAGCAGA AGAACAGGCTGACTGTGTGAGACTGATCGAGGTGGAGGACATGCTGGTGATGGGGAACAAGCCTGAccccatgtgtgtgttcacctacGTGCAGTCCCTCTACAACCACCTCAAGAGGTTCGAGTGA
- the tlcd3a gene encoding ceramide synthase: protein MLQVLACGVVVFPGLFFVFRKVLPSIFKQWTDADVVLVSERLVSSIHAVMATTAGVIVVSGCSNNVLTDRHWLTTYFVIWYGVPYMAYDIYAMYLSHYHRFRVKGHEEYKEHSLRTVNTFVRREFLLVLHHIALLTILLPVTLFLRREQGDYFIGCLFLTELSTPFVSLGKILIQLGLQDCSVHKANGGMVLLSFFVCRIALFPYMYWVYGRHYGVPVYGVPFHLPLSVNLGSLCIMAPQVYWFVLLCRKGYRLYQRNRQAALHCPAPASPPSLTDKATGDQ from the exons ATGTTGCAAGTGCTGGCTTGCGGCGTCGTAGTGTTTCCAGGTCTCTTCTTCGTCTTTCGGAAAGTACTACCGTCCATTTTCAAACAGTGGACAGATGCCGACGTTGTACTGGTCAGCGAGAG GCTGGTGTCCTCCATCCACGCTGTCATGGCAACCACAGCGGGCGTCATTGTGGTGTCCGGGTGCAGCAACAACGTCCTGACTGACAG GCACTGGTTGACCACCTACTTTGTGATCTGGTACGGTGTGCCCTACATGGCCTATGACATCTACGCCATGTACCTCAGCCACTACCACCGCTTCCGGGTCAAAGGGCACGAGGAGTACAAGGAACATTCTCTGAGGACGGTCAACACCTTTGTCCGGCGAGAATTCCTGCTGGTCCTCCATCACATCGCTCTGCTCACCATCCTGCTGCCTGTCACtctg TTCctcaggagggagcagggggattACTTTATCGGGTGCCTCTTTCTGACGGAGCTGAGCACCCCCTTTGTCTCCCTGGGGAAGATCCTTATCCAG ctggGGCTGCAGGACTGCTCAGTCCACAAGGCCAACGGCGGGATGGTCCTGCTCAGCTTCTTTGTGTGTCGGATCGCTCTGTTCCCCTACATGTACTGGGTGTACGGCCGCCATTATGGCGTCCCGGTGTACGGAGTCCCCTTCCACCTGCCGCTGTCCGTCAACCTGGGCAGCCTGTGCATCATGGCGCCACAGGTGTACTGGTTCGTACTGCTATGCCGTAAGGGCTACCGGCTCTACCAGCGCAACCGGCAGGCTGCCCTGCACTGCCCGGCACccgcctctccccccagcctcacggACAAGGCCACAGGCGACCAGTAG